A stretch of the Lolium perenne isolate Kyuss_39 chromosome 3, Kyuss_2.0, whole genome shotgun sequence genome encodes the following:
- the LOC127345159 gene encoding B3 domain-containing protein Os03g0212300, which yields MVTLRSQRETGKSVPPEAPGQADLEFCKYMSYGHSWEKLVLPDKFGSALMGRELREVKLRVAGGGEQRAWDVEVVADEYGDVYLAGGWWEFARTNGLELGQLLFFRYDGVALITIRVLEGKPSPDQDEEEDGAEGNSSPPAPAPAPAPAPMGSESSNGGGDTADVGTVDPASSQFIVMLKECHFGLKQHQYLHVPADFHKAHGYTERRRVVLQMRGKSWTVNLKHTKLVRSGRRRTALRYGWHQFCVDNGLGLGDTCFFHALPEGSGEDHVLRVEVRKQDGTIVK from the exons ATGGTGACTCTGCGCTCTCAGAG AGAAACCGGGAAATCAGTGCCGCCGGAGGCGCCGGGCCAAGCCGATCTGGAGTTCTGCAAGTACATGTCCTACGGACACTCCTGGGAGAAACTG GTGCTGCCTGACAAGTTCGGGAGCGCGCTCATGGGCCGTGAGCTCCGGGAGGTGAAGCTGCGAGTGGCTGGTGGTGGAGAGCAGCGCGCGTGGGACGTGGAGGTCGTGGCCGACGAGTACGGCGACGTGTACCTCGCTGGCGGCTGGTGGGAGTTCGCCCGCACCAACGGCCTGGAGCTGGGCCAGCTCCTCTTCTTCCGCTACGACGGCGTGGCCCTGATCACCATCAGGGTCTTGGAGGGGAAACCCTCACCCGaccaggacgaggaggaggacggcgcCG AAGGGAACTCTtcgccgccggcgccggccccGGCGCCAGCGCCGGCCCCGATGGGCAGTGAAAGCAGTAACGGTGGCGGCGACACGGCGGACGTGGGAACCGTTGACCCGGCATCATCGCAGTTCATCGTGATGCTGAAGGAGTGCCACTTCGGCTTGAAGCAGCATCAGTACCTG CACGTGCCTGCAGATTTCCATAAGGCCCATGGATACACGGAGAGGAGGAGGGTGGTGCTGCAGATGCGCGGCAAGTCGTGGACCGTGAACCTCAAGCATACCAAGCTCGTCAGAAGCGGGAGGAGACGCACGGCGCTCAGGTACGGGTGGCACCAGTTCTGCGTCGACAACGGTCTTGGCCTCGGCGACACCTGCTTCTTCCATGCGCTCCCGGAGGGCAGCGGCGAGGACCACGTGCTCAGGGTTGAGGTGCGCAAGCAAGACGGCACCATTGTCAAGTGA